In Raphanus sativus cultivar WK10039 chromosome 5, ASM80110v3, whole genome shotgun sequence, the following proteins share a genomic window:
- the LOC108858838 gene encoding glycine-rich protein 5-like translates to MAKSFSSLINLVLLISAATLLLGHASARNLQQTQTMPLQGAASPTKAESPAVDVPLDESKNFIVGGAAGIGGFMGMPGGGTGMTLPLPSGTPLIGGSGAFGGLGGAMGFPGAGGNGGGSIPSSGGGLVSP, encoded by the coding sequence ATGGCCAAGAGTTTCTCATCACTCATCAATCTGGTGCTTCTGATCTCTGCAGCTACGTTGCTTTTGGGTCACGCAAGTGCTCGCAACTTGCAGCAGACTCAGACTATGCCTCTTCAAGGAGCTGCTTCTCCTACCAAAGCTGAGTCTCCTGCCGTCGATGTCCCTCTAGACGAAAGTAAGAACTTCATTGTAGGCGGTGCTGCCGGAATAGGCGGATTCATGGGGATGCCAGGTGGTGGCACCGGTATGACATTGCCGCTTCCATCCGGGACACCGCTTATTGGTGGGTCCGGTGCGTTTGGTGGTTTGGGCGGTGCAATGGGTTTTCCTGGTGCTGGAGGTAATGGTGGCGGTTCTATTCCGAGCTCAGGAGGTGGTTTGGTGTCTCCATGA
- the LOC108805298 gene encoding glutathione reductase, cytosolic, which translates to MGRKMLDDGEVDKAVGAEETHYDFDLFVIGAGSGGVRAARFSANHGAKVGICELPFHPISSEEIGGVGGTCVIRGCVPKKILVYGATYGGELEDAKNYGWEINENVDFTWKKLLQKKTDEILRLNNIYKRLLSNAAVKLYEGEGRIVGPNEVEVRQIDGTKISYTAKHILIATGSRAQKPNIPGHELAITSDEALSLEEFPKRAVVLGGGYIAVEFASIWRGMGGTVDLFFRKELPLRGFDDEMRALVARNLEGRGVNLHPQTSLTQLIKTDDGIKVISSHGEEFMADVVLFATGRNPNTKRLNLEAVGVELDQAGAVKVDEYSRTNIPSIWAVGDATNRINLTPVALMEATCFANTVFGEKPTKADYSNVACAVFCIPPLAVVGLSEEEAVEKATGDILVFTSGFNPMKNTISGRQERSLMKLIVDEQTDKVIGASMCGPDAAEIMQGIAIALKCGATKAQFDSTVGIHPSSAEEFVTMRTVTRRIAYEAKPKTSL; encoded by the exons ATGGGGAGGAAGATGCTTGATGATGGAGAGGTTGACAAGGCGGTGGGGGCGGAGGAGACTCACtatgattttgatttgtttgtaaTAGGCGCAGGGAGCGGCGGGGTTCGTGCAGCTAGGTTTTCCGCTAATCATGGCGCTAAG GTTGGTATCTGTGAGCTTCCCTTTCACCCTATTAGCTCTGAGGAGATTGGTGGTGTTGGTGGAAC GTGTGTTATTCGTGGCTGTGTTCCCAAAAAGATTCTTGTCTATGGTGCTACTTATGGTGGTGAACTTGAG GATGCTAAAAACTATGGGTGGGAAATCAATGAGAATGTGGACTTCACCTGGAAGAAGCTTCTGCAAAAGAAG ACTGATGAGATATTGAGGCTGAACAATATTTACAAGCGGTTGTTGTCGAATGCTGCTGTGAAGTTGTATGAAGGTGAAGGAAGAATCGTTGGTCCCAACGAAGTTGAGGTGAGACAGATCGATGGTACCAAAATTAGTTACACCGCCAAGCACATTTTGATTGCCACTGGCAGTCGGGCACAAAAGCCCAATATTCCTGGACAT GAGCTGGCAATTACATCTGATGAAGCTTTAAGCTTGGAAGAGTTTCCTAAGCGTGCTGTAGTGCTTGGAGGAGG GTACATTGCTGTGGAGTTTGCATCAATATGGCGTGGAATGGGTGGTACAGTGGATTTATTCTTCAGGAAGGAACTTCCACTAAG GGGCTTTGATGATGAAATGAGAGCACTAGTGGCTAGAAATCTTGAAGGAAGGGGTGTTAATCTGCATCCCCAAACAAGTTTGACTCAG CTGATAAAAACAGACGACGGGATAAAAGTAATCTCGTCTCACGGGGAAGAATTCATGGCGGATGTTGTACTATTTGCTACTG GCAGGAATCCTAACACCAAGCGATTGAACTTAGAAGCTGTTGGTGTTGAACTTGATCAGGCTGGGGCTGTGAAG GTTGATGAGTACTCACGCACTAATATACCTAGCATATGGGCTGTGGGAGATGCTACAAACCGGATTAACCTTACACCTGTTGCGTTAATGGAGGCCACCTGCTTTGCG AACACTGTTTTTGGTGAGAAACCTACTAAAGCAGACTACAGCAATGTAGCCTGTGCTGTGTTTTG CATACCTCCATTAGCTGTGGTGGGTCTCAGTGAAGAAGAGGCAGTAGAAAAAGCGACTGGAGATATTCTGGTTTTCACCTCAGGCTTTAATCCTATGAAGAACACCATTTCTGG ACGCCAGGAAAGGTCATTGATGAAGCTAATAGTTGATGAGCAGACTGATAAGGTTATTGGAGCGTCCATGTGCGGTCCAGATGCAGCTGAGATCATGCAG GGGATTGCAATTGCGCTCAAGTGTGGAGCAACCAAAGCACAATTTGACAGCACG GTTGGGATACATCCGTCTTCTGCAGAGGAATTCGTGACAATGCGCACTGTGACCAGACGCATTGCCTACGAAGCCAAACCCAAGACCAGTCTATGA
- the LOC130494985 gene encoding receptor-like kinase TMK2, whose protein sequence is MDDQRRPGSPHNQSPPPCQAHHGNNTAIDGHNEADRLFKRARVDAIGVHCNDLPSLLPVSPPPPLSPSYNRSTTRSRDVIFDLYAYYIQLCAGLLMRSLYFYYVLCFCIFSVAKALSSSQSSTLFAIMSDFGYHPLLADTWKGNNPCEDKWFGILCDVEGVKYIFLMSMNLTGTISPRFADLTSLHGIDLSDNLLTGTIPHELIKMKLRVLDVSYNQLHGKISRFGALVLATDGNQGIVMASIVRVPLESVVGFFFGILVLGFLFIGGAGVLFYLAKKVNHHI, encoded by the exons ATGGATGACCAACGGCGTCCAGGATCACCGCATAATCAATCTCCCCCGCCGTGTCAAGCGCACCACGGAAACAATACTGCTATTGATGGTCATAATGAAGCTGATCGGCTCTTTAAGAGAGCTCGAGTTGATGCAATCGGAGTTCACTGTAACGATTTACCGTCTCTTCTTCCGGTGTCACCACCACCGCCTCTGTCTCCATCTTATAATCGTTCTACTACTCGTTCTCGAG ATGTTATATTTGATTTGTATGCTTATTATATTCAACTATGTGCAGGATTACTGATGAGGAGCTTGTACTTTTATTATGTCTTGTGCTTCTGCATTTTCTCTGTGGCGAAGGCCCTTTCGAGTTCACAGAGCAGCACTCTGTTTGCGATAATGAGTGATTTCGGCTACCATCCGTTACTCGCTGACACTTGGAAAGGGAACAACCCTTGTGAAGACAAGTGGTTCGGTATACTCTGCGACGTGGAAGGAGTCAAGTATATCTTTCTCATGTCCATGAACCTGACTGGTACCATCTCTCCACGGTTCGCCGATCTCACGTCACTTCACGGGATCGATCTGTCCGATAACCTTCTCACTGGCACCATTCCACACGAGCTGATCAAGATGAAACTGAGGGTCCTGGATGTTTCCTACAACCAGCTACACGGGAAAATCTCACGTTTTGGGGCGCTGGTTCTAGCCACAGACGGGAATCAAGGGATTGTGATGGCGAGCATCGTTCGTGTTCCTTTAGAGAGCGTTGTGGGATTTTTCTTTGGGATTTTGGTTCTTGGTTTCTTGTTTATTGGAGGAGCAGGCGTCCTTTTCTATCTGGCTAAGAAAGTCAACCACCACATCTGA
- the LOC108856748 gene encoding chaperonin CPN60, mitochondrial: MFRFVSSLASKARIASNTRQVSSRMSWSRNYAAKEIKFGVEARALMLRGVEELADAVRVTMGPKGRTVVIEQSWGAPKVTKDGVTVAKSIEFKDKVKNVGASLVKQVANATNDVAGDGTTCATVLTRAIFTEGCKSVAAGMNAMDLRRGISMAVDAVVTNLKSRARMISTSEEIAQVGTISANGEREIGELIAKAMEKVGKEGVITIQDGKTLINELEVVEGMKLDRGYTSPYFITNQKTQKCELEEPLILIHEKKISSINSIVKVLELAMKRQRPLLIVSEDVESEALATLILNKLRAGIKVCAIKAPGFGENRKANLQDLAALTGGEVITDELGMNLEKVDLGMLGTCKRVTVSKDDTVILDGAGDKTAIEERCEQIRSAVELSTSDYDKEKLQERLAKLSGGVAVLKIGGASEAEVGEKKDRVTDALNATKAAVEEGILPGGGVALLYAARELEKLPTANFDQKIGVQIIQNALKTPVHTIASNAGVEGAVIVGKLLEQDNTDLGYDAAKGEYVDMVKAGIIDPLKVIRTALVDAASVSSLLTTTEAVVVDLPKDESESAGAGAGMGGMGGMDY, from the exons ATGTTTCGTTTCGTTTCCAGTCTCGCCTCCAAGGCCAG GATTGCAAGTAACACAAGACAG GTTTCCAGCAGGATGAGCTGGAGCAGGAACTATGCAGCGAAAGAGATTAAGTTTGGGGTCGAAGCTCGTGCTTTGATGCTTAGAGGTGTTGAAGAGCTTGCCGATGCTGTTAGGGTCACTATGGGTCCCAAG GGACGAACTGTCGTGATTGAGCAAAGCTGGGGAGCTCCTAAAGTGACTAAAGATGGTGTCACCGTTGCCAAGAGCATTGAGTTTAAGGATAAAGTGAAGAACGTTGGCGCCAGTCTTGTCAAGCAGGTTGCTAATGCTACTAATGATGTCGCTGGTGAtg GTACTACATGTGCTACTGTGCTCACCAGGGCTATATTCACGGAAGGTTGCAAATCAGTTGCGGCGGGAATGAACGCCATGGACCTGAGGCGAGGTATTTCCATGGCGGTTGATGCTGTGGTGACTAACCTTAAAAGCAGAGCTAGGATGATCAGCACATCCGAGGAGATTGCTCAGGTTGGGACCATTTCTGCAAATGGAGAGAGGGAGATTGGTGAATTGATTGCAAAAGCTATGGAGAAGGTTGGGAAAGAAGGCGTAATCACAATCCAA GATGGAAAGACGTTGATTAACGAGTTGGAAGTGGTAGAAGGGATGAAGCTGGACAGAGGTTACACATCACCTTACTTTATCACCAATCAGAAAACCCAAAAATGT GAACTGGAAGAGCCTCTCATTCTTATCCATGAGAAGAAGATCTCCTCCATCAACTCTATAGTGAAAGTTTTGGAGTTGGCTATGAAG AGACAAAGACCACTCTTGATTGTTTCTGAAGATGTGGAGAGTGAAGCTCTTGCAACCCTTATCCTTAACAAGCTGCGTGCCGGAATCAAG GTTTGTGCCATCAAGGCCCCAGGGTTTGGAGAGAACAGGAAGGCCAATTTGCAAGACCTTGCTGCCCTTACTGGTGGAGAG GTTATCACGGATGAGCTTGGCATGAACCTAGAGAAAGTGGATTTGGGCATGCTAGGGACATGCAAAAGG GTTACTGTCTCCAAGGACGACACTGTTATTCTTGATGGGGCTGGCGACAAGACAGCCATTGAGGAAAGATGCGAGCAG ATTAGGTCAGCAGTTGAACTGAGCACCTCAGATTACGACAAGGAGAAACTGCAAGAAAGGTTGGCTAAGCTCTCTGGAGGAGTTGCTGTTTTGAAG ATTGGGGGAGCAAGTGAAGCTGAGGTTGGTGAAAAGAAAGACAGAGTGACAGATGCTTTGAATGCCACTAAAGCAGCTGTTGAAGAGGGTATTTTGCCAG GAGGAGGTGTGGCTCTTCTATACGCAGCGAGAGAGTTGGAGAAACTTCCAACAGCCAACTTTGACCAGAAGATTGGTGTGCAGATCATTCAGAACGCTTTGAAG ACTCCTGTACACACGATTGCTTCAAACGCTGGAGTCGAAGGTGCTGTTATAGTTGGCAAGCTCTTGGAGCAAGATAACACAGACCTTGGTTATGATGCCGCTAAAG gtgaATATGTGGATATGGTGAAAGCTGGTATCATAGATCCTCTGAAAGTGATCAGGACGGCTCTGGTTGATGCTGCCAG TGTGTCATCTCTGTTGACTACAACTGAAGCTGTAGTGGTGGATCTTCCCAAAGACGAAAGCGAGTCGGCAGGAGCTGGAGCAGGCATGGGTGGAATGGGAGGCATGGATTATTAA
- the LOC108856818 gene encoding uncharacterized protein LOC108856818: MKAFCIFVVSLLLTVNSRGEATSSVFFIDGSNNQFLRPPSAEALPMSLSEVSASVSALLGFAPPSTLTAHGSSKLNKILKPNPFERPRAAFVLEIAGAHDALVEAYTSHSFLGDSIRGSISSDSYNADIELPGSGVAVVSVNEPSSHVTDKDMNEFASWLGGSYVTDSAEPLAGLLSIPLADGANVEFHLEKEAERKFALNLLDLYNNIRGVVNLHGDLSHGIERPAELTVGRFVGINVLAEEYGQGMAKQGMDVLLATLSKLFDMLETSHRGQIVGVIVLDERVNQESANLLSVESSSRSSARSMAEVEGIPSAAIIAQVILVRLTLAWLTGIILLIATILGVYFLMYMPLTKDTLLYSNVKLD, encoded by the exons atGAAAGCTTTCTGCATATTCGTCGTCTCATTGCTTCTCACCGTTAATTCCAGG GGAGAAGCTACCTCTTCTGTTTTCTTCATTGATGGATCCAACAACCAATTTCTTCGTCCACCATCAGCCGAG GCGCTTCCCATGTCGCTCTCTGAGGTATCTGCATCAGTATCTGCCTTGTTGGGTTTTGCACCTCCATCTACTTTGACTGCCCATGGCTCCTCCAAG CTGAACAAGATTCTAAAGCCCAATCCGTTTGAGAGGCCTCGTGCTGCTTTTGTGCTAGAAATCGCCGGAGCTCATG ATGCGCTTGTGGAAGCCTACACTAGTCATTCTTTCTTGGGCGATTCCATAAGAGGCAGTATCAGTTCTGATTCTTACAATGCTGATATTGAACTTCCAG GAAGTGGAGTTGCTGTTGTGTCTGTCAACGAACCCTCATCTCATGTGACTGACAAAGACATGAATGAGTTT GCATCTTGGTTGGGTGGGTCGTATGTTACTGACTCTGCTGAACCATTGGCTGGATTGCTGAGTATCCCTCTGGCTGATGGTGCTAATGTGGAGTTCCATTTGGAAAAG GAAGCAGAGAGGAAATTTGCATTGAACCTTTTGGATCTATATAATAATATCAGAGGAGTAGTCAACCTTCATGGGGATTTATCTCATGGTATTGAGAGACCTGCTGAACTAACGGTTGGACGCTTTGTCGGTATTAAT GTTTTAGCAGAGGAGTATGGGCAAGGTATGGCTAAGCAAGGGATGGATGTATTGCTTGCCACACTATCTAAGCTATTTGATATGTTGGAGACGTCTCACAGAG GCCAAATTGTTGGAGTGATCGTCCTTGATGAGAGAGTAAATCAAGAATCAGCTAATCTGCTGAGCGTTGAGTCTTCTTCTCGTTCATCTGCAAGGTCTATGGCTGAGGTAGAGGGAATTCCAAGTGCAGCCATTATCGCTCAAGTTATACTCGTTAGGCTGACGCTTGCATGGTTAACTGGAATAATCCTTCTCATTGCAACTATCCTTGGG GTGTACTTCCTTATGTACATGCCTTTGACCAAGGACACGCTCCTATACTCAAACGTGAAGCTCGATTAA